In Actinacidiphila yeochonensis CN732, a genomic segment contains:
- a CDS encoding ABC transporter substrate-binding protein, whose protein sequence is MRTNRLLAATALVAALGLAATACGGGSDDSDGSSKNGGSTKGVTLTYWASNQGASLDVDKQVLTPELKKFQQQTGITVKLEVIGWADLLNRILAATTSGQGPDVLNIGNTWSASLQATGALLPWDSSNFSAIGGKDRFSAASIAAAGAAGKDPAAVPLYSMGYGLYYNKKMFADAGLQPPTTWDELNADAKKLTTGGHYGIAVEGSNLQENVHSAFVLAKQHGADWFDASGKPTFTSAGDVAAVKQYVDFIADGVADKGNAEYAQNQTITDFATGKAAMMMWQTASSTILTHGMKSGDYGVVPVPTLTAGATGATGVTSMVAGINLSVFQNTKHKDAALQFVKFMTSTPEQKILNKAYGSIPPVTEAQSDPAFQTPDLKTIGGVLQKSAAPLPQVTNEAQFETTVGTAIKDLFADAANGKSITDSLVKSELEKAQSQMPAS, encoded by the coding sequence ATGCGCACCAACAGACTCCTCGCGGCCACCGCCCTCGTGGCCGCGCTCGGCCTGGCCGCCACCGCCTGCGGCGGCGGGTCCGACGACAGCGACGGCAGCAGCAAGAACGGCGGCAGCACCAAGGGCGTCACGCTCACCTACTGGGCGAGCAACCAGGGCGCCAGCCTGGACGTCGACAAGCAGGTGCTGACGCCGGAGCTGAAGAAGTTCCAGCAGCAGACCGGCATCACCGTCAAGCTGGAGGTCATCGGCTGGGCGGACCTGCTCAACCGCATCCTGGCGGCGACCACTTCCGGCCAGGGGCCGGACGTCCTCAACATCGGCAACACCTGGTCCGCCTCCCTCCAGGCGACCGGCGCCCTGCTGCCGTGGGACAGCTCCAACTTCTCGGCCATCGGCGGCAAGGACCGCTTCTCCGCGGCGTCCATCGCGGCGGCCGGCGCGGCGGGCAAGGACCCGGCCGCGGTGCCGCTGTACTCGATGGGCTACGGCCTCTACTACAACAAGAAGATGTTCGCCGACGCCGGCCTCCAGCCCCCCACCACCTGGGACGAGTTGAACGCCGACGCCAAGAAGCTCACCACCGGCGGCCACTACGGCATCGCCGTCGAGGGCTCCAACCTCCAGGAGAACGTGCACAGCGCGTTCGTGCTGGCCAAGCAGCACGGCGCGGACTGGTTCGACGCCTCCGGCAAGCCGACCTTCACCTCGGCCGGCGACGTGGCGGCGGTGAAGCAGTACGTCGACTTCATCGCCGACGGCGTGGCCGACAAGGGCAACGCCGAGTACGCGCAGAACCAGACCATCACGGACTTCGCCACCGGCAAGGCCGCGATGATGATGTGGCAGACCGCGTCGAGCACGATCCTCACGCACGGCATGAAGTCCGGCGACTACGGCGTCGTCCCCGTCCCGACGCTGACCGCCGGCGCCACCGGCGCCACGGGCGTCACCTCCATGGTGGCCGGCATCAACCTCTCGGTGTTCCAGAACACCAAGCACAAGGACGCCGCGCTGCAGTTCGTGAAGTTCATGACCAGCACGCCCGAGCAGAAGATCCTCAACAAGGCGTACGGCTCCATCCCGCCGGTGACCGAGGCGCAGAGCGACCCGGCCTTCCAGACGCCCGACCTGAAGACCATCGGCGGCGTGCTGCAGAAGTCCGCGGCCCCGCTGCCGCAGGTGACCAACGAGGCCCAGTTCGAGACGACGGTCGGTACCGCGATCAAGGACCTCTTCGCCGACGCCGCCAACGGGAAGTCCATAACGGACTCGCTGGTCAAGTCGGAGCTGGAGAAGGCCCAGTCGCAGATGCCGGCGTCCTGA
- a CDS encoding ROK family transcriptional regulator, with the protein MAERGRRTVRDLRRGNRASLLRHLYFEGPLSRQELGRDTGLSAGSISNVVGELLADGMVEEAGAVESDGGRPRTLLQVAPGYGYVVGVDVGETRARVELFDLALTERAADDLPLSDGGHDVDHVVGLVLDGIRTVVREAGVDDREVLGVGIGVPGIVEQGDAVPGEGVGIVVHGQTIGWDAVPLGRLLREGTGLPLFIDNGAKTLGQAEMWFGGGRGADSVVIALIGSGVGACVVADGKPYHGATSSAGEWGHTTLRVGGRTCRCGSRGCLEAYVGAEALLGRWQPAPEGASEEAGLAAMLAAADHDEQAAALLTEAAEYLGAGIADLVNLFNPERIVIGGWAGLLLGPRLLPAVREAAAAYALRHPSAQTSIELGRLGADAVTVGAATLPLARFLDTGGEHAAVPQVQARPGVQEGPAAPRWNRTARAVR; encoded by the coding sequence ATGGCGGAACGGGGCAGACGGACCGTGCGTGACCTGCGGCGCGGCAACCGTGCGTCGCTTCTGCGGCATCTGTACTTCGAAGGTCCCCTCAGCAGGCAAGAGTTGGGTCGTGACACCGGACTCAGCGCCGGCTCGATCAGCAACGTGGTGGGTGAACTGCTCGCCGACGGCATGGTGGAGGAGGCCGGCGCGGTCGAGTCCGACGGCGGACGGCCGCGTACCCTGCTGCAGGTCGCCCCCGGCTACGGGTACGTTGTCGGCGTGGACGTCGGCGAAACCCGGGCGCGGGTCGAGCTGTTCGACCTGGCGCTGACCGAACGAGCCGCCGACGACCTGCCGTTGTCGGACGGCGGCCACGACGTCGACCACGTCGTGGGGCTGGTGCTCGACGGCATCCGCACGGTGGTGCGCGAGGCCGGCGTGGACGACCGCGAGGTGCTGGGCGTCGGCATCGGCGTGCCCGGTATCGTCGAGCAGGGCGACGCCGTGCCCGGAGAGGGCGTCGGCATCGTGGTGCACGGCCAGACCATCGGCTGGGACGCCGTGCCGCTCGGCCGGCTGCTGCGCGAGGGCACCGGCCTGCCGCTCTTCATCGACAACGGTGCCAAGACGCTCGGCCAGGCCGAGATGTGGTTCGGCGGCGGCCGCGGGGCCGACAGCGTGGTCATCGCGCTGATCGGCTCCGGCGTCGGCGCCTGCGTGGTCGCCGACGGCAAGCCCTACCACGGCGCCACCAGCAGCGCGGGTGAGTGGGGTCACACCACCCTGCGGGTCGGCGGACGCACCTGCCGGTGCGGCTCGCGCGGCTGCCTGGAGGCGTACGTGGGGGCCGAGGCGCTGCTCGGGCGGTGGCAGCCGGCGCCCGAGGGGGCCAGCGAGGAGGCCGGCCTGGCCGCGATGCTGGCCGCCGCCGACCATGACGAGCAGGCCGCCGCGCTGCTCACCGAGGCCGCCGAGTACCTGGGCGCGGGCATCGCCGACCTGGTCAACCTCTTCAACCCCGAGCGGATCGTGATCGGCGGCTGGGCCGGCCTGCTCCTCGGCCCCCGGCTGCTGCCCGCCGTCCGCGAGGCCGCCGCCGCGTACGCCCTGCGCCACCCCAGCGCCCAGACCTCGATCGAGCTGGGGCGGCTGGGTGCCGACGCCGTCACCGTCGGTGCCGCCACCCTGCCGCTGGCCCGCTTCCTGGACACCGGCGGCGAGCACGCGGCGGTGCCGCAGGTCCAGGCCCGGCCGGGCGTCCAGGAGGGCCCCGCCGCCCCCCGGTGGAACCGAACGGCCCGGGCGGTACGTTGA